Proteins encoded together in one Bos indicus isolate NIAB-ARS_2022 breed Sahiwal x Tharparkar chromosome 3, NIAB-ARS_B.indTharparkar_mat_pri_1.0, whole genome shotgun sequence window:
- the ADAM15 gene encoding disintegrin and metalloproteinase domain-containing protein 15 isoform X17 — protein sequence MRLALLWALGLLGAGSPLPSRPLPDIGVTEEMQARPERAQNGPLEPQILQDNPTLSLAEALQTSLPEALRIKLELDGESHILELLQNRELVSGRPTLVWYQPDGTRVVGEGHTLENCCYEGRVRGHAHSWVSLCTCSGLRGLVILSPERSYSVELGPGDLQGPPVVSRIQDLLLPRHTCALSWPTSVLPQALPEPSLGQRHTHRWRRDVVTETKIVELVIVADHAEVKRHRDFQSLLNRTLEVALLLDTFFRPMNVRVALVGLEAWTQHNLIEISQNPGLTLDSFLHWRRTNLLPRLPHDSAQLVTATSFSGPMVGMAIQNSICSPEFSGGVNMDHSTSILGVASSIAHELGHSLGLGHDSPGNSCPCPGPAPAKSCIMQASTDPNLLALIPSFLPGLNFSNCSRQALEEALLGGMGSCLFERLSGLPSMASVCGNMLVEPGEQCDCGFPDECTDPCCDYFTCQLRPGAQCASDGLCCHNCQLRPAGWKCRPTRGDCDLPEFCPGDSSQCPPDVSMGDGEPCASGQAVCMQGRCASYAQQCQALWGPGAKPAAPLCLLTANTRGDAFGSCGRNPDGSYVSCAPRDAMCGQLQCQGGRAQPLLGSARDLRWEMLEANGTQLRLNCSWVHLDLGNDVAQPLLTLPGTACGPGLVCVEQQCQPIEVLGAQECQRRCHGHGVCDSNRRCHCEEGWAPPDCTTHVRATSSLTTGLPLSLLLLLVLVLLGASYWHRARLHQRLCQLKGPSCQYRAAQSGPPERPGPPQRALVMPGAKWRPRRA from the exons ATGCGCCTGGCGCTGCTCTgggccctggggctcctgggcgCGGGCAGCCCATTGCCCTCCCGGCCGCTCCCAGATATAG GTGTCACTGAGGAGATGCAGGCAAGGCCAGAGAGGGCCCAGAATGGACCTCTGGAGCCCCAGATCCTTCAGGACAACCCCACACTCAGCCTAGCAGAGGCGCTTCAG ACCAGTCTGCCTGAGGCTTTGCGGATCAAACTGGAATTGGATGGTGAGAGTCATATCCTGGAGCTGCTGCAGAATAG GGAGCTAGTCTCAGGCCGCCCAACTCTGGTGTGGTACCAGCCTGATGGCACCCGGGTGGTCGGTGAGGGACATACTCTG GAGAACTGCTGCTACGAGGGGAGAGTGCGTGGCCACGCGCACTCCTGGGTCTCTCTCTGCACCTGCTCCGGGCTCAG GGGCTTAGTGATCCTGTCCCCAGAGAGAAGCTACTCTGTGGAGCTGGGGCCCGGGGACCTTCAGGGTCCCCCAGTTGTCTCCCGGATCCAAGACCTCCTCCTGCCACGCCACACTTGTGCCCTGAGCTGGCCTACATCTGTGCTCCCTCAGGCTCTACCGGAGCCCTCCCTGGGACAGCGTCACACTCACCGG TGGAGGCGGGACGTGGTGACAGAGACCAAGATTGTTGAGCTGGTGATTGTGGCTGACCATGCCGAG GTCAAGAGGCACCGGGACTTCCAGAGCCTCCTGAACCGCACCCTGGAAGTGGCCCTCCTCCTGGACACA TTCTTCAGGCCTATGAACgtccgggtggcactagtgggccTGGAGGCCTGGACCCAGCACAACCTGATAGAGATAAgccagaacccaggtctcacactaGACAGCTTCCTCCACTGGCGCAGGACGAACCTGCTGCCTCGGTTGCCCCACGACAGCGCCCAGCTGGTGAC GGCCACTTCATTCTCTGGGCCCATGGTCGGCATGGCCATTCAGAACTCCATCTGTTCTCCTGAGTTTTCAGGAGGCGTGAACATG GACCACTCCACGAGCATCCTGGGAGTCGCCTCCTCAATAGCCCACGAGCTGGGACACAGCCTGGGCCTGGGCCATGACTCCCCTGGGAACAGCTGCCCCTGCCCGGGTCCAGCCCCAGCCAAGAGCTGCATCATGCAGGCCTCCACAGA CCCCAACCTCCTTGCTCTCATCCCCAGCTTCCTGCCAGGCTTGAACTTCAGCAACTGCAGCCGACAGGCCCTGGAAGAAGCCCTCCTGGGCGGGATGGGCAGCTGCCTCTTTGAACGGCTGTCCGGTCTGCCTTCTATGGCCAGTGTCTGCGGAAATATGTTGGTGGAGCCCGGGGAGCAGTGTGACTGTGGCTTCCCAGAT GAATGCACCGATCCCTGCTGTGACTACTTCACCTGCCAGCTGAGGCCAGGGGCCCAGTGCGCATCTGATGGACTCTGCTGTCACAATTGCCAG CTGCGTCCAGCTGGCTGGAAGTGTCGCCCCACCAGAGGTGACTGCGACTTGCCTGAGTTCTGCCCAGGAGACAGCTCCCAGTGCCCCCCGGATGTCAGCATGGGGGACGGTGAGCCATGTGCCAGTGGACAGGCTGTGTGCATGCAAGGACGTTGTGCCTCGTATGCCCAGCAGTGCCAGGCTCTCTGGGGGCCTGGGGCCAAGCCCGCCGCACCGCTCTGCCTCCTTACTGCCAATACTAGAGGGGACGCCTTTGGGAGCTGTGGGCGCAACCCTGATGGCAGTTATGTGTCCTGTGCCCCTCG AGATGCTATGTGTGGGCAACTCCAGTGCCAGGGCGGGAGGGCCCAGCCTCTGCTGGGCTCAGCCCGAGATCTTCGCTGGGAGATGCTGGAAGCCAACGGGACCCAGCTGAGGTTGAACTGCAGCTGGGTACACCTGGACCTGGGCAATGACGTGGCCCAGCCCCTCTTGACTCTGCCTGGCACAGCCTGTGGCCCCGGCCTG GTGTGTGTTGAGCAGCAGTGCCAGCCAATAGAGGTCCTGGGAGCACAGGAATGTCAAAGGAGATGCCACGGGCATGGG GTCTGCGACAGCAACAGACGCTGCCACTGTGAGGAGGGCTGGGCACCGCCAGACTGCACCACCCACGTCAGAG CAACCAGCTCCCTGACCACAGGGCTGCCCCTTAGCCTCCTGTTGTTGCTGGTCCTGGTGCTCCTTGGTGCCAGCTACTGGCACCGTGCCCGCCTGCACCAACGACTCTGCCAGCTCAAAGGACCCAGCTGCCAATACAG GGCAGCCCAGTCTGGTCCCCCAGAACGCCCAGGACCCCCACAGAGGGCCCTCGTGATGCCAGGTGCCAAG TGGCGCCCCAGGAGGGCATGA